In Pelosinus sp. UFO1, one genomic interval encodes:
- a CDS encoding MBL fold metallo-hydrolase — protein sequence MKIPFWLFKRFLHNYPNRRPHQPIPVETINLDDMLHAKQSKAVWFGHSTVFMQLGGKTILCDPIFSNLFWFFSLFTGKRFTEQLPIVPQELPEIDVVLLSHDHYDHMDYRSIMEIKDKVHRFCVPRGVGARLRQWGIAKEKIAELSYGETSCFDELIFTCTPNQHFSGRGLFDRNKTLWCSWVITSKKEKIFFSGDGAYGPHFKEIGDKYGSFDLTLMECGQAIESFGAIHMTPEKAVQAQLDLQGQLMLPIHWGMFSQSNIEWTRQIERLLIEAERRAVKVATPRIGEIVTVGAERYPCTSWWE from the coding sequence ATGAAGATACCATTTTGGCTATTTAAAAGATTCTTACATAACTATCCAAATCGAAGACCGCATCAGCCAATTCCTGTGGAAACCATAAATCTGGATGACATGTTACATGCGAAGCAGTCTAAAGCCGTATGGTTTGGTCATTCCACGGTTTTTATGCAGCTCGGAGGGAAGACGATCCTGTGTGATCCGATCTTTTCGAACCTTTTCTGGTTTTTTTCTCTATTTACGGGAAAACGGTTTACAGAACAATTGCCGATTGTACCGCAGGAACTCCCAGAAATAGATGTTGTTCTGTTGTCGCATGATCATTACGATCATATGGATTATCGTTCTATTATGGAAATCAAAGATAAAGTACATAGGTTTTGTGTGCCGCGCGGCGTTGGCGCCCGGCTGCGGCAGTGGGGGATTGCAAAGGAAAAGATTGCAGAATTGTCATATGGAGAAACCTCGTGCTTTGACGAGCTGATATTTACCTGTACGCCAAATCAGCATTTTTCAGGAAGAGGCTTGTTTGACCGCAATAAGACCTTATGGTGTTCCTGGGTGATTACCAGTAAGAAGGAAAAGATTTTTTTTAGTGGTGATGGTGCCTATGGTCCGCATTTTAAGGAAATTGGTGACAAATATGGTTCATTTGACTTGACTCTTATGGAATGTGGCCAAGCTATTGAAAGCTTCGGGGCGATTCATATGACTCCTGAAAAAGCAGTGCAGGCACAACTTGATTTACAGGGTCAGCTCATGCTGCCGATTCATTGGGGAATGTTCAGCCAATCGAATATTGAATGGACACGTCAGATAGAGCGACTGCTAATAGAGGCCGAAAGGCGAGCGGTAAAAGTAGCTACACCGAGAATCGGTGAAATTGTCACCGTTGGTGCTGAGCGATATCCTTGTACATCCTGGTGGGAATAA
- a CDS encoding GNAT family N-acetyltransferase produces MKFTMTDNPKEQDIQEILNHLREYNLSRLECKFVKPIAIFVTDENGSKIGGITGETHGNWLEIDYLWVDEKARGARVGSKLVRDVETEAQKRGCTYVFLNTFSFQAKDFYIKLGYDEVFTLEKYPITGKRHYFVKQLA; encoded by the coding sequence ATGAAATTTACAATGACGGATAACCCAAAGGAACAGGATATTCAAGAAATATTGAATCATCTTCGTGAATACAATCTCAGTCGCCTTGAATGCAAATTCGTCAAGCCCATCGCAATCTTTGTTACTGATGAAAATGGTAGTAAAATCGGGGGAATTACCGGCGAAACACATGGTAATTGGCTGGAAATCGATTATTTATGGGTGGATGAGAAAGCAAGAGGAGCAAGGGTGGGCTCAAAATTGGTCCGGGATGTTGAAACCGAAGCCCAAAAAAGAGGCTGTACCTATGTATTTCTAAATACATTTAGTTTTCAAGCTAAAGATTTTTATATAAAACTAGGTTACGACGAAGTATTTACCTTGGAGAAATATCCGATCACAGGAAAACGTCATTACTTTGTAAAGCAATTAGCATAA
- a CDS encoding GNAT family N-acetyltransferase, producing the protein MEVVNVTHESIDIFSKVLNDSSVWLNSINQPMWKYEDITSEELLKKYRVEDMKLCYEKGNLIGVYILQWYDPLFWASLQENESGILHKLAVCRESAKKGYGSKLIESAELICKERNIKWLRLNCGTFRNRLRNFYESNGFKMVDRVFIDNRDQIRYEKFLNL; encoded by the coding sequence TTGGAAGTAGTAAATGTAACTCATGAAAGTATAGATATTTTTTCAAAGGTTTTAAATGACTCTTCCGTATGGCTTAATTCTATAAATCAACCAATGTGGAAGTATGAAGATATAACAAGTGAAGAATTACTAAAGAAATATCGTGTCGAGGATATGAAATTATGCTATGAGAAAGGCAATTTAATTGGAGTATATATTTTGCAATGGTATGACCCTCTATTTTGGGCGAGCTTACAGGAGAATGAATCTGGTATACTACACAAGTTAGCTGTTTGTAGAGAAAGTGCAAAGAAGGGTTATGGAAGCAAACTAATAGAATCTGCTGAATTAATATGCAAAGAGCGTAACATAAAATGGTTGAGGTTAAATTGCGGTACATTTAGAAACAGACTGCGAAACTTTTACGAAAGCAATGGTTTTAAAATGGTAGACAGGGTCTTTATTGATAATAGAGACCAAATTAGATATGAAAAATTTCTAAATCTATAG
- a CDS encoding helix-turn-helix transcriptional regulator: MRKSLVMLRKSKGITQAEVAESIGISRSFYALIESGFRCPTYRIAKQLAIIFDHEVEELFFDIDDFKMKQIDYELLKSKSIREVKNCSLTLNHAKKEKQQLEVLPVEIEKR; the protein is encoded by the coding sequence ATGCGCAAATCATTAGTTATGCTAAGAAAAAGTAAAGGCATTACTCAAGCGGAAGTTGCTGAATCTATTGGTATTTCTCGGAGTTTTTATGCATTAATAGAATCAGGTTTCCGGTGTCCTACTTATCGAATAGCAAAGCAATTAGCAATAATATTTGATCATGAAGTAGAAGAACTTTTTTTTGACATTGATGATTTCAAAATGAAACAAATTGATTATGAATTATTAAAATCAAAGTCAATTAGGGAGGTGAAGAATTGTTCTCTAACGCTCAATCATGCCAAGAAAGAAAAGCAACAATTAGAAGTCCTTCCAGTTGAAATCGAAAAGAGATAA
- a CDS encoding alcohol dehydrogenase catalytic domain-containing protein: MKVITLESPLKIGIKKNIPMPERKNDNEVLIKVRALGICGSDIGAYRGVNPTVSYPRIIGHEIGGEVVEIGENSKGIVVGDRVVLEPYLPCYQCYPCSIGRTNCCEQLKVLGVQTDGGMAEYVSHPLNLVHVVPAEMEWQEVAMIEPLTIALHANHRARVKEGEHVLIIGAGAIGLLAAQVAMVYGAVPIVLDVEEKRLTLAKEIGIPHTLHPAQGNVIQQLSIITKGRMAEVVIEVSGAKGAIFGMFDYVSAAGRIALVGWPNGETPLPTAVITKKELDIVGSLTSVNEFPEAIALLQKKRVKVHEIISRVVTFDEIPDAVMNMAGFPDKFVKVVAVL; encoded by the coding sequence ATGAAAGTCATAACCCTGGAATCACCGCTAAAAATTGGTATCAAAAAAAACATCCCTATGCCAGAACGCAAGAATGACAATGAAGTTCTCATCAAAGTCCGTGCCTTAGGAATTTGCGGATCAGACATTGGTGCCTATCGGGGTGTTAATCCCACAGTGAGCTATCCCCGGATTATCGGTCATGAGATCGGCGGGGAAGTCGTGGAGATTGGGGAGAACAGTAAGGGGATTGTAGTAGGGGACAGAGTGGTATTAGAACCCTATTTGCCTTGCTATCAGTGCTATCCTTGCAGTATTGGCAGAACCAATTGCTGCGAACAGTTAAAAGTATTAGGAGTGCAGACGGATGGAGGTATGGCGGAGTATGTGTCCCACCCCTTAAATCTGGTGCATGTAGTACCTGCCGAAATGGAATGGCAAGAGGTTGCCATGATTGAGCCCTTGACCATCGCTCTCCATGCCAATCATCGGGCGAGAGTGAAGGAAGGGGAACATGTTCTCATCATCGGGGCGGGAGCCATTGGTTTGTTAGCGGCCCAGGTAGCCATGGTCTATGGAGCGGTTCCCATAGTGTTGGATGTGGAAGAAAAACGTTTAACACTGGCTAAAGAGATTGGCATACCCCATACCCTGCATCCAGCCCAGGGGAATGTGATCCAGCAACTCAGCATCATTACGAAGGGGCGTATGGCAGAAGTTGTGATTGAAGTTTCAGGAGCCAAAGGGGCTATCTTTGGCATGTTTGACTATGTATCTGCCGCAGGAAGAATTGCCTTGGTGGGCTGGCCCAATGGGGAAACTCCCTTGCCTACGGCTGTGATTACCAAGAAGGAACTGGATATCGTAGGCTCCCTCACCAGTGTCAATGAATTCCCCGAGGCCATTGCCTTACTGCAAAAAAAGCGGGTCAAGGTGCATGAGATCATCAGCCGCGTAGTGACCTTCGACGAAATTCCCGATGCCGTCATGAATATGGCTGGCTTTCCCGACAAGTTTGTGAAAGTGGTAGCGGTGCTATAA
- a CDS encoding helix-turn-helix domain-containing protein, producing MSLGERLSQLRNAKDLTQEEAAKLLNISRSRIALYETNRRDIDTDTLRRLADFYNTTTDYLIGRDNITLLSSTNETTTHKDLIKFLDQPEVSLDGMLLTKEDKAKIKASLDIIFWDIKQKKKQEES from the coding sequence TTGTCACTAGGAGAGCGCTTATCACAACTGAGAAATGCAAAAGATTTAACACAAGAAGAAGCGGCAAAATTACTAAATATTTCTCGTTCACGAATTGCTCTATATGAAACAAACAGACGTGATATAGATACTGATACACTTCGGCGTCTTGCAGATTTTTATAATACAACTACTGATTATTTAATAGGCCGTGATAACATTACGCTTCTTTCTTCAACTAACGAAACGACGACACATAAGGACTTAATTAAATTTCTTGACCAGCCAGAAGTCTCACTAGACGGTATGTTGCTGACCAAAGAAGATAAAGCCAAAATTAAAGCATCGCTTGACATTATCTTTTGGGATATAAAACAAAAAAAGAAGCAGGAAGAATCGTGA
- a CDS encoding epoxide hydrolase family protein: protein MAVERFRIQIAKEVLDDLTYRLDHVRWPDQLKDSGWERGTEIGYLQSLVSYWRDHFDWRAQEQELNRYSQFHCNVDGIDVHFVHERGKGSNPLPIILTHGWPDSFIRYKKIISLLTDPARYGGDPEDSFDVIVPSIPGFGFSSRPDHSGINNSRVSELWAKLMTEELGYGRFAAAGGDMGSGVTRYLALNHPELLVGIHLTDIGIIRDLMTSNDQAGLSKEELNYKISAQKWVSQEGAYMSIQSTKPQTLAYGLSDSPVGLAGWIVEKFRAWSDCNGDLRQIFSEDELLTNIMIYWVTNTIGSSAHMYYENMHSLPSMGPIEVPTGIALFPADILLPPKEWAERNLNITRWTLMPRGGHFTAMEEPEPLADDIRAFYRPFRTKK from the coding sequence ATGGCTGTTGAACGTTTTCGTATCCAAATTGCGAAGGAAGTACTTGACGATCTCACATATAGACTCGATCATGTCCGCTGGCCAGATCAATTAAAAGACTCAGGTTGGGAACGAGGTACTGAAATAGGTTATTTGCAATCCCTCGTGTCGTATTGGCGGGATCATTTCGATTGGCGCGCACAAGAGCAGGAATTGAACCGCTATTCTCAGTTTCACTGTAATGTCGATGGGATCGATGTGCACTTCGTGCACGAACGTGGTAAAGGTTCAAATCCTTTGCCCATTATACTTACCCACGGATGGCCGGACAGTTTTATACGATACAAGAAAATCATCTCTCTTCTGACGGATCCAGCACGTTATGGCGGTGACCCAGAGGACTCTTTCGATGTGATTGTTCCTTCGATCCCTGGATTTGGTTTCTCGAGTCGCCCTGACCATAGCGGCATCAACAATTCTCGTGTTTCCGAGCTCTGGGCAAAACTAATGACAGAAGAACTCGGCTATGGAAGATTTGCTGCTGCAGGTGGAGATATGGGCTCTGGTGTCACTAGATATCTGGCATTAAACCATCCAGAACTTCTAGTGGGAATCCACCTCACTGACATCGGTATCATTAGAGATCTCATGACTTCTAACGATCAGGCAGGTCTATCAAAAGAAGAATTAAATTACAAGATAAGTGCTCAGAAATGGGTTTCTCAAGAGGGAGCCTATATGTCAATCCAATCGACGAAACCCCAGACTCTTGCGTACGGACTTTCCGATTCACCAGTGGGTTTGGCTGGTTGGATTGTTGAAAAATTCCGTGCATGGAGTGATTGTAATGGTGATCTTCGGCAGATATTTAGCGAGGATGAACTGCTTACTAATATAATGATTTATTGGGTAACAAATACTATAGGGTCGTCAGCACATATGTATTATGAAAACATGCATTCTTTGCCATCTATGGGGCCTATAGAAGTCCCGACAGGCATTGCACTCTTTCCGGCTGATATACTGTTACCACCTAAAGAATGGGCTGAGCGAAATCTAAATATAACTCGCTGGACGTTAATGCCTCGCGGTGGACATTTTACGGCTATGGAGGAACCGGAACCTCTCGCTGATGACATTCGTGCATTCTACAGGCCCTTTAGAACCAAAAAGTAA
- a CDS encoding copper homeostasis protein CutC: MKIAINNAAALREEEMIEIIATTVEDAKRIEASGADRIELVSALTEGGLTPSYGLIKKVIESVRIPVNVMIRPHAKSFVYTNDELNVMKEDILIAKDLKANGVVLGTLDKNNRICESSLAKLLEVSGDMEVTFHRAIDELADPEKGVIVLAKYSQIKRVLTSGGKGDILDNLPRIKQMIANGGSLRVLVGGGLNLRNIEQIITETRAPEYHFGTAIRENTSSFGEINAEKLASLVTIVNQFGCH; encoded by the coding sequence GTGAAAATTGCTATTAACAATGCTGCTGCATTAAGGGAGGAAGAAATGATTGAGATCATCGCAACCACTGTAGAAGATGCAAAAAGAATAGAAGCTTCTGGTGCAGACCGAATCGAGTTGGTCAGTGCGCTAACGGAAGGTGGTCTTACACCGAGTTATGGGCTGATAAAAAAAGTGATAGAAAGTGTAAGGATACCCGTTAATGTAATGATTCGACCCCACGCGAAATCATTCGTATATACAAATGATGAATTGAATGTAATGAAAGAAGATATCTTGATCGCCAAGGACTTAAAGGCAAATGGAGTAGTTCTAGGTACATTGGATAAAAATAATAGAATCTGTGAGAGCTCTCTAGCTAAACTGCTAGAAGTAAGCGGGGATATGGAAGTTACTTTTCATAGAGCCATTGATGAACTGGCTGACCCTGAAAAGGGTGTTATCGTGTTGGCTAAGTATTCACAGATAAAAAGGGTTCTTACTTCAGGCGGTAAAGGAGATATCTTGGATAATCTGCCCAGAATCAAACAAATGATTGCCAATGGGGGATCGCTCCGAGTTTTGGTAGGCGGCGGGTTGAATTTAAGAAATATTGAACAAATTATTACCGAAACTAGGGCTCCAGAGTATCATTTTGGCACAGCCATCCGTGAGAATACTTCTTCTTTTGGGGAAATCAACGCAGAAAAACTGGCATCATTAGTTACGATCGTCAATCAGTTTGGTTGTCATTAG
- a CDS encoding vanadium-dependent haloperoxidase: protein MDGNSSMPTSLDLNSEASCDIESVSPQKRCQEAFQKRQEAACFEKNIPLPEQHCNYDECLFPAKIANYSKALPHDQLAQVDLCAYQAMTDALTTGDPEKFEVIPLGGIVKLSDPQAAYAFEMAGPDSHHLGMIAPPDFSSACLASEMAELYWQSLCRDVPFSEYDTNALIQAAATDLTSFSCFRGPKIDKKVTPKTLFRLDVPGDLRGPYMSQFLWKDIPFGATTITQRYRTPVAGIDFMTEYAEWLNIQNGFVPTNALQYSAEPHYIYNGRALGEYVHRDFSFQAVLNACLILLSFGTEALALSNPYLHSATQIGFATFGSPHILDFVVRSARVALEAAWFQKFLVHRRLRPEEFGGCVQNRQTGAADYPINPELLNSPVVIDVFNKYGTYLLPQAYPEGCPTHPAYPSGHATIAGAGVTILKAFFKECFVLPAPVVASSDGVTLLPYSGSPLTVGEELNKLAVNIAMGRNFAGIHWRTDNSAGMKLGETVAIRILQDYRNTYNEDFSGFAITKFDGTTVII, encoded by the coding sequence TATCGAATCTGTAAGTCCACAAAAGCGCTGTCAAGAAGCATTTCAAAAGCGGCAGGAAGCAGCATGTTTCGAAAAAAACATTCCGCTTCCAGAGCAGCATTGTAACTACGATGAATGCTTATTTCCTGCTAAGATTGCTAACTATTCCAAGGCTTTGCCCCACGATCAACTCGCCCAGGTTGATCTCTGCGCTTACCAAGCTATGACTGATGCATTAACCACTGGTGACCCAGAAAAATTTGAAGTCATACCTTTGGGTGGCATTGTCAAGCTCTCTGATCCCCAGGCCGCTTATGCTTTTGAGATGGCGGGTCCTGATAGCCATCATTTGGGCATGATCGCGCCGCCTGACTTCAGCAGCGCTTGCCTTGCCAGTGAAATGGCGGAGTTATACTGGCAGTCCCTATGCCGGGATGTTCCCTTCAGCGAATATGACACCAATGCGCTAATCCAGGCTGCTGCTACTGATCTCACGTCTTTTTCTTGCTTTCGAGGGCCAAAAATAGACAAAAAGGTCACCCCGAAGACCTTGTTCCGCCTGGACGTCCCAGGAGACCTGAGGGGACCCTATATGTCCCAGTTTCTGTGGAAAGATATTCCCTTTGGGGCAACCACCATTACCCAACGTTACCGTACACCGGTGGCGGGCATCGACTTCATGACCGAATATGCAGAATGGTTGAACATCCAAAACGGATTCGTTCCCACAAATGCACTTCAATATAGTGCTGAGCCACACTATATTTACAACGGACGCGCTTTGGGCGAATATGTTCATAGGGACTTTTCCTTCCAGGCTGTTCTTAATGCCTGTTTGATTCTACTAAGTTTTGGAACGGAAGCTCTGGCCCTAAGCAACCCTTACTTGCACTCAGCCACACAGATTGGTTTTGCGACCTTCGGCTCACCGCACATTTTGGATTTTGTTGTCCGGTCAGCGCGGGTTGCACTGGAGGCAGCCTGGTTCCAAAAATTCTTGGTTCATCGTCGGCTCCGCCCTGAGGAGTTTGGCGGTTGTGTGCAAAATCGCCAGACAGGCGCCGCCGACTATCCGATCAACCCTGAGTTGCTTAATTCCCCGGTGGTTATCGATGTCTTCAACAAATACGGCACCTACCTGTTACCCCAGGCTTACCCGGAAGGATGCCCTACCCATCCTGCCTATCCATCAGGCCACGCGACCATTGCCGGGGCAGGTGTGACGATACTGAAGGCGTTCTTCAAAGAATGCTTTGTGCTCCCCGCTCCAGTTGTTGCCAGTTCTGACGGAGTCACATTACTTCCTTATTCAGGGTCGCCTTTAACGGTAGGTGAGGAATTGAACAAGCTGGCCGTCAATATTGCCATGGGGCGGAATTTTGCCGGTATCCACTGGCGTACTGACAACAGTGCGGGCATGAAGCTTGGTGAGACGGTGGCTATCAGGATCCTGCAGGATTACAGGAACACCTACAATGAAGATTTTAGTGGCTTTGCCATTACCAAGTTTGACGGAACAACCGTTATCATTTGA
- a CDS encoding ATP-dependent RecD-like DNA helicase — protein sequence MSRTKIIGGKESDIEQLALISLPLDRESKPRKTRMKPIKETKKEAEEEFAPDIVSNEDILTLRSNPITYTAQQEIALKEIDAFLCSQKESSYILSGYAGTGKTTIAENIVKYGLSLKYECIITAPTNQAVKVLKEKFGDIKVVFKTLHSILYGSPDPDTGDWVPSVTFKSYHLILVDEASMISRSVYSDLINEIRSAKAKVIFFGDSFQLEPVGDDPEILHNKNFELTEVKRQGASSEILLYATCLRNLKQIIVPNESRGAVRILGKQATARAFLQSVVQNEDSIFIIGTNKARLILNQKARQVKFGENSTDEPQNGDRILFIGNGTRFINGDRLILDEVTIITAKILPIRGNAEESPSTVRAYLITNNNHKILLLPAIEKSSVYHAQFIDVKEHFPVGWYDKNAISRKNELSKEVSIATYGYVITAHKSQGSQWEKVFVHQDAFRSNPRWLYTAVTRAEKELTLTSESSSYRRTWDQITQIANHVYRE from the coding sequence ATGAGCCGTACTAAAATAATTGGTGGAAAAGAGTCTGATATAGAGCAGCTTGCACTCATTTCACTACCCTTGGACCGCGAGTCGAAACCTCGAAAGACTCGAATGAAACCAATCAAAGAAACGAAAAAAGAAGCAGAAGAAGAGTTTGCTCCCGATATCGTATCGAATGAAGACATTCTCACCCTTCGTAGCAATCCCATAACCTATACCGCACAGCAAGAAATCGCTCTAAAGGAAATCGACGCCTTCTTATGCAGTCAAAAAGAATCCAGCTATATTCTTTCTGGTTATGCTGGCACAGGCAAAACAACGATAGCTGAGAACATCGTCAAATATGGGCTATCCCTTAAATACGAATGTATCATCACAGCTCCTACGAACCAAGCGGTTAAGGTCTTGAAGGAAAAATTCGGTGATATCAAAGTCGTTTTTAAGACTCTTCACTCCATCCTCTATGGTTCTCCGGATCCTGATACTGGCGATTGGGTGCCGAGTGTTACCTTTAAGTCTTATCATCTCATTCTCGTAGACGAGGCCTCCATGATTAGCAGAAGTGTTTATAGTGATCTTATCAACGAAATTCGATCCGCGAAGGCAAAAGTCATTTTCTTTGGCGACAGTTTTCAATTAGAACCCGTTGGTGATGATCCAGAAATCCTCCATAACAAAAATTTTGAACTCACCGAGGTAAAACGTCAAGGTGCCAGCAGTGAGATTCTTCTGTATGCAACCTGCCTTAGAAATCTTAAACAGATCATTGTTCCGAACGAGTCCCGGGGAGCAGTGCGAATACTGGGTAAGCAAGCCACGGCCAGAGCCTTTCTCCAGTCAGTCGTTCAAAACGAAGATAGTATCTTCATCATTGGCACGAACAAAGCAAGACTTATCCTCAATCAAAAAGCTCGTCAAGTCAAATTTGGCGAAAATAGCACGGATGAACCCCAAAATGGTGATCGAATCCTCTTTATTGGCAATGGTACACGTTTTATCAATGGCGATCGATTGATACTGGATGAAGTCACCATCATCACCGCCAAGATTTTGCCGATTCGAGGAAACGCTGAGGAGTCTCCTAGCACAGTTCGGGCGTATCTGATTACAAACAATAATCACAAAATCCTTCTCCTCCCCGCCATCGAGAAGTCTTCCGTCTATCATGCCCAGTTCATCGATGTGAAGGAACACTTTCCTGTTGGCTGGTATGATAAAAACGCCATTAGCCGAAAAAATGAACTTTCAAAAGAAGTATCTATCGCCACCTATGGCTATGTGATTACCGCTCATAAAAGCCAAGGCAGTCAATGGGAAAAAGTCTTCGTCCATCAAGACGCTTTTCGCAGTAATCCTAGATGGCTTTACACCGCAGTCACTCGTGCCGAAAAAGAGCTCACACTTACGAGTGAGTCCAGCTCTTATAGAAGAACATGGGATCAGATCACGCAAATAGCCAATCATGTGTACCGGGAGTAG
- a CDS encoding abortive infection family protein, whose protein sequence is MPDKKTKSPYELLRSKAILSILDGDTQFGEIDDVKISMPYLSGPIIVDISQQFGLSATYGWSGGAQSRWAYLDDLIVHCIANNRGGDLLSYLFFKQQFEEKLRGKSPEQIDDIYNHITNTIIEQINGALYFGGNKLVISNKKFFIVPINGTVEITAPAVKNIDRDYIKDISDRAMQDVVSKNYDSAITKSRTLLEEVFCYVIEKKNETPSGSGDIGKLYKQVKDLYNMHTDKDIDRRINSLLSGLEKIVLSIAEMRNSNSDAHGVGNRRINIAEHHARLLVNSAMTMAEFVLSIGSKTQQNDALS, encoded by the coding sequence ATGCCGGATAAAAAAACAAAATCTCCCTACGAGTTATTAAGAAGTAAAGCAATTCTTTCAATTCTTGATGGAGACACACAATTCGGCGAGATCGACGATGTAAAAATATCAATGCCATATTTGAGTGGGCCTATAATTGTAGATATTTCACAACAGTTTGGGTTATCAGCTACATATGGATGGAGTGGTGGAGCACAAAGCAGATGGGCTTACTTGGATGACCTTATTGTTCATTGTATTGCTAACAATAGGGGTGGTGACCTATTGTCATATCTGTTTTTCAAACAACAATTTGAAGAAAAGCTAAGAGGGAAATCCCCTGAGCAGATAGATGATATTTACAACCATATTACTAACACTATAATAGAGCAGATTAATGGTGCCCTTTATTTTGGTGGTAATAAGCTTGTCATCAGCAATAAAAAGTTTTTCATTGTACCTATAAATGGTACCGTAGAGATTACAGCGCCTGCAGTAAAAAACATCGACCGAGATTATATAAAAGACATATCTGATAGAGCCATGCAAGATGTCGTAAGTAAAAATTATGATAGTGCAATTACAAAATCCAGAACATTGTTGGAAGAAGTATTTTGCTATGTCATTGAAAAGAAAAATGAAACACCATCAGGCTCTGGAGATATTGGAAAATTGTATAAACAAGTTAAGGATTTATACAATATGCATACAGATAAAGATATTGATAGAAGAATTAATTCCCTGCTCTCTGGTTTGGAAAAAATTGTTTTATCTATTGCGGAAATGCGTAATTCAAACAGTGATGCCCATGGTGTAGGAAATCGAAGAATAAACATTGCCGAGCATCATGCAAGACTTCTTGTAAACTCGGCAATGACAATGGCTGAATTTGTTCTATCCATTGGAAGCAAAACCCAACAAAATGATGCATTAAGCTAG